In Acidisarcina polymorpha, the DNA window ATGGCGCTCGCCGTGCAATTCTTTGTGAATGGACTGACCGATCTGGGCGTCATTGCCAAACAGGTGGGAGATTAAATCTAAGGCCCAGCCCTCAACCATTCTCATGGAGTTGGGAAGTCCAGGCGATGGTGAGGGAAGTGCCCCCCCAAAGCCCTCTTTACAGGCTCCGCGGAAGTGGCGGCAAAGGAAGGCTTGTGTGCGAGTTTGTGGATTCATGGCCAAGGCTTTCTAAAGCGATAATCCATGCCTTCGGAGTTGTTCCCAAGGTCCGGCGGAACATTTCTACAAAAGCACTCGGCTGACAATAGCCGACCGTGTAGGCTACCTCCTTGATGGAGGAACCCGAAACCAGCAGCTCCACGGCTTTGGTCAACCGAACCTGTCGTCGCCAAGATTCAAAGCCGATGCCGAGCTCCTTGAGAAAGACCCTCTCAATCGTCCTGACGCTGACGCCCACTTCGGCGCATAGAGCCGCCATCGCCTTCGACTCAGCCGGATCCCGCAAGATTCTCTGAGCTATAGCAAGCGCCCTCGCTTCTCGTGGCATCGTCACAAACGTTGGTAGCGGGGAGGCGCGCTGAAGCTGGGAAATCAGCAGGTCGCGAAGAGCATACTCGTAGCGATTCCGTACACGAAGTTGACCCAGGCGCACGGTCTCGACGATGAGTTCTCGCAGCAGAGGTGTGACGTGCAGCACGGCGCAACAACGCGGCTCTAATCGCGCAGTCAGGCCCGCTCTTAGATAAAGCGTGCGCATCGAAACTGGGCCCGCCATGTGAATCCGGTGACGGGTCCGTGCTGGGATCCAAAGCGCAAAATGCGGCGGAATCACCCAGATGCTCTGACCGGAAGAGACTTCCATGAGGCCGCTGATCGCATAGATCAGTTGATCCGACCCATGTGCGTGTTCTGGCACCTGAAACCTGGAAGGGTACTCGTAAGCGAGCGTTGCAACAGACACGCCCCGCTTCGGATCGTATTTCGTCAAAACATTGCTGTGTCGCAATTGAGGTACATTATGGCGTAACAGCACTCTTGCGACAACCGGCGATTGAGTTCATGATGGCCGCATGTCACAACGCTCCGGACTTGGCAAGTACAACATCATCGGATTCGTTTCTATCGTTGACGTAAACCGCGCGAAGGTCTTCTATCGCGATACGCTGGGACTGCAGCTGGTAATGGAAGAACCGCCGTTCGCACTGGTCTTTGACGCCAATGGCATCATGCTTCGACTGGGAATGGCCAAAGAAATCCCGCCGGCCCATGGCACGGTTCTGGGTTGGCAAGTCCCGGAGATTACCGAAGCCGTTAAGGATTTGGCACAAGCCGGAGTTCGCTTTGAGCGCTATCCGGGTATGGATCAGGATGAGCTGAACGTCTGGACTTCACCCACTGGCGCAAAGGTCGCCTGGTTTAAAGACCCGGACGGGAATATTCTGAGCATCTCAGAACATCCTGAGCTGAAGAACTGAAGCTCACGAGATTTCTGATTGGATTTACCCCCAGCGCTAAGCATTTGCAGTATATAAGTACGGGTGATGCATATTCGCTCAGGTTTGTGGGCTGGGTTAGTCTTGGCGGTCATTGCCGGAGTCAGCGGGCAAGCATGTCTTGCGGGCACTCCGACAGCGCAGATGACTCCGCTGATCCTCTCCGTACAGGATGCGCCGGTGCCCTTCCTGGGGTCAGATGGCCGGGTTCATCTGGTGTATGAGCTTTGGCTGGAGAACTTCAGCAGCGGCGATGTCGC includes these proteins:
- a CDS encoding AraC family transcriptional regulator, yielding MSVATLAYEYPSRFQVPEHAHGSDQLIYAISGLMEVSSGQSIWVIPPHFALWIPARTRHRIHMAGPVSMRTLYLRAGLTARLEPRCCAVLHVTPLLRELIVETVRLGQLRVRNRYEYALRDLLISQLQRASPLPTFVTMPREARALAIAQRILRDPAESKAMAALCAEVGVSVRTIERVFLKELGIGFESWRRQVRLTKAVELLVSGSSIKEVAYTVGYCQPSAFVEMFRRTLGTTPKAWIIALESLGHESTNSHTSLPLPPLPRSL
- a CDS encoding VOC family protein, with the translated sequence MSQRSGLGKYNIIGFVSIVDVNRAKVFYRDTLGLQLVMEEPPFALVFDANGIMLRLGMAKEIPPAHGTVLGWQVPEITEAVKDLAQAGVRFERYPGMDQDELNVWTSPTGAKVAWFKDPDGNILSISEHPELKN